The following proteins are co-located in the Gordonia polyisoprenivorans genome:
- a CDS encoding riboflavin synthase, with protein sequence MFTGIVEELGTIVGRDDLADAARLTIRGPRVTSDAGFGDSIAVNGVCLTVVEFDDQQFTVDVMAETLRRSSLDRLGPGSSVNLERAMRADGRFGGHIVQGHVDGTGTVVAITPSQNWTVVRIGVDPRLSRYLVEKGSITVDGVSLTVSAIGAGSEASGPGDIGAGSEASGPGDIGAGSDGDWFEISLIPTTLQETNLGSASVGAVVNLEIDVLAKYVERLQATRAETTRTPKTSGATSGTAEVK encoded by the coding sequence GTGTTCACAGGCATCGTCGAGGAGCTGGGCACCATCGTCGGGCGAGATGATCTCGCCGACGCGGCCCGACTCACCATTCGTGGCCCACGGGTCACCTCCGACGCCGGCTTCGGCGATTCGATCGCGGTCAACGGCGTGTGTCTGACGGTCGTCGAGTTCGACGACCAGCAGTTCACGGTGGATGTGATGGCCGAAACCCTCCGCCGCAGTTCGCTTGATCGACTCGGACCGGGCAGCTCGGTCAACCTCGAACGCGCCATGCGCGCCGACGGCCGGTTCGGCGGTCACATCGTGCAGGGGCACGTGGACGGCACCGGCACCGTCGTGGCGATCACCCCCTCCCAGAATTGGACGGTCGTACGCATCGGCGTCGATCCGCGTCTGAGTCGCTATCTCGTGGAGAAGGGCTCGATCACCGTTGACGGTGTCTCGCTGACCGTCTCGGCGATCGGCGCCGGGAGCGAAGCGAGCGGGCCGGGTGATATCGGCGCCGGGAGCGAAGCGAGCGGGCCGGGTGACATCGGCGCCGGGAGCGACGGCGACTGGTTCGAGATCTCGTTGATCCCCACCACTTTGCAGGAGACCAACCTGGGGTCGGCGTCGGTCGGCGCGGTGGTCAATCTCGAGATCGACGTCCTCGCCAAATACGTCGAACGACTCCAGGCGACCCGCGCCGAGACGACCCGAACCCCGAAAACGTCCGGCGCGACGTCCGGCACAGCAGAGGTGAAGTGA